In Vicia villosa cultivar HV-30 ecotype Madison, WI unplaced genomic scaffold, Vvil1.0 ctg.003655F_1_1, whole genome shotgun sequence, one genomic interval encodes:
- the LOC131641313 gene encoding uncharacterized protein LOC131641313 produces MTNVAIPEILTHKYNFVPIENFLKGRFKPDMLYGEYAIYLSSFDYNYFTNVIGVLQDVVKTQMGGGDKKSCANITLRDIEGNVIKVVLWDDYDRVSGLPCLSNALNDSRLYINLDHPQVNEFKDSFLATDLSSAPALSLSLTFVSSIQSVVSLRLACTLDCFTTTIGTIKRFKAYKFGWYFESCSGCKSSNKSHGEKFECACGVADVEPVTKFKLEVEVEYDNHKGTFVFWDKDCIPYTKMNAKELRQIMKAVGEDNPKI; encoded by the exons ATGACAAATGTGGCGATCCCAGAAATACTGACTCACAAATACAATTTTGTCCCTATCGAAAACTTTCTCAAAGGACGCTTCAAGCCGGATATGTTATATGGTGAGTATGCAATTTACTTAAGTAGTTTTGACTAT AATTATTTTACAAATGTCATTGGGGTTTTACAAGATGTTGTTAAGACGCAGATGGGAGGTGGTGATAAGAAGTCTTGCGCCAATATCACTCTACGTGATATTGAAGGCAATGTTATCAAGGTTGTGTTATGGGATGATTACGACAG AGTTTCTGGATTACCATGTCTTTCTAACGCATTGAACGACTCTAGACTTTACATTAACTTGGACCATCCACAAGTTAATGAATTCAAAGATAG TTTTTTAGCAACTGATTTATCCAGTGCACCTGCTCTTTCTCTGTCATTGACCTTCGTTTCATCCATACAATCTGTAGTTTCTCTAAGATTGGCATGCACTTTG GATTGTTTCACAACCACAATTGGGACAATCAAACGTTTCAAGGCTTATAAGTTTGGTTGGTACTTTGAGTCATGCTCTGGCTGCAAATCATCTAACAAGTCTCATGGCGAGAAATTTGAATGTGCATGCGGAGTTGCTGATGTAGAACCTGTCACTAA ATTCAAACTTGAAGTGGAGGTAGAATATGATAACCACAAAGGAACATTTGTTTTTTGGGATAAGGATTGTATTCCTTACACTAAAATGAATGCGAAGGAATTAAGACAAATTATGAAGGCG GTTGGAGAGGACAACCCTAAAATTTGA